A DNA window from Rhodothermales bacterium contains the following coding sequences:
- a CDS encoding LacI family DNA-binding transcriptional regulator, which translates to MSSIKDVARLAGVSISTVSRVLNNSCPVNEDKRLRVQKAARDLGYFPNPAARSLLLRKTGMLGVVVPFATGEFFSDFLSGVDQTASDNDYFLLISISHRSDADLQTAVINLHRRVDGLIVWAPEMPATEVTSLVGESTRIVFVNSLHPAKGNDLIDFDNHGGMHAVASHLLGLGHRDIAFIKGPPRAADSSARLDGYRSALADHGIAARPEFELAGDYTVEAGYDLVPEILSMSPLPTAIMAPNDQCAVGVLRGLDQAGVSVPEQMSVTGFDDVPSSRFITPALTTAHVPVREMGELAIQTIVDRIGGRENDAEEVLAVDVVVRRSSAPPRLSTVAL; encoded by the coding sequence ATGAGTAGCATCAAGGACGTAGCACGCCTCGCGGGCGTTTCCATATCTACCGTGTCACGCGTTTTGAACAACTCGTGTCCGGTAAATGAAGACAAACGTCTACGAGTCCAGAAGGCGGCCCGCGACCTTGGCTATTTCCCGAATCCCGCGGCGCGAAGCCTGCTGCTTCGCAAGACAGGTATGCTTGGGGTCGTCGTTCCTTTCGCTACGGGCGAGTTCTTTTCCGACTTCCTTTCGGGCGTTGACCAGACCGCATCCGACAACGACTACTTTCTGCTGATCTCCATTTCTCATCGCAGCGATGCAGATTTGCAGACAGCTGTCATCAATCTCCACCGACGCGTCGACGGGCTGATTGTGTGGGCGCCTGAAATGCCGGCTACCGAAGTCACATCTCTTGTTGGAGAATCCACCCGGATCGTTTTTGTGAACAGCCTGCACCCGGCAAAAGGGAACGATCTCATAGACTTCGACAATCACGGCGGCATGCACGCCGTTGCATCTCATCTTCTGGGACTGGGCCACAGAGACATCGCGTTCATCAAAGGTCCCCCGCGGGCAGCTGATTCAAGCGCCCGGCTCGATGGCTACCGCAGTGCCCTTGCCGACCACGGCATCGCAGCGCGCCCCGAGTTCGAGCTAGCGGGTGATTATACGGTCGAAGCGGGATACGACCTCGTTCCGGAAATCCTCAGCATGTCTCCGCTGCCAACGGCCATCATGGCGCCCAACGATCAGTGCGCCGTCGGTGTTCTCCGCGGGCTGGACCAGGCCGGTGTCTCCGTGCCCGAGCAGATGTCCGTCACCGGGTTTGACGACGTTCCCAGCTCTCGATTCATCACGCCGGCGTTGACGACGGCGCACGTTCCTGTCCGCGAAATGGGCGAACTCGCCATACAGACTATTGTCGACCGTATCGGAGGCCGCGAAAACGATGCAGAGGAGGTGCTGGCCGTGGACGTCGTCGTTCGACGATCAAGCGCTCCGCCCCGACTCTCGACGGTCGCTCTCTAA